The Triticum aestivum cultivar Chinese Spring chromosome 7B, IWGSC CS RefSeq v2.1, whole genome shotgun sequence genome window below encodes:
- the LOC123161966 gene encoding alpha-amylase/trypsin inhibitor, with protein MASSRVLHLIALVLAVTTAADAATITVVNRCSYTVWPGALPGGGSRLDPGKSWQLNMPAGTAGARVWPRTGCTFDGSGRGRCITGDCGGALACSVSGQQPTTLAEYTLGQGGNKDFFDLSVIDGFNVPMSFEPVGGSCRAARCATDITKECLKELQVPGGCASACGKFGGDTYCCRGQFEHNCPPTNYSRFFKGKCPDAYSYAKDDQTSTFTCPPGTNYQIVLCP; from the coding sequence ATGGCGTCCTCTCGCGTCCTCCACCTCATCGCCCTAGTCCTCGCCGTCACCACCGCCGCAGATGCGGCCACCATCACCGTCGTCAACCGCTGCTCCTACACGGTGTGGCCGGGCGCGCTCCCAGGCGGCGGCTCGCGTCTCGACCCGGGCAAGTCGTGGCAGCTCAACATGCCTGCCGGCACCGCGGGCGCCAGGGTGTGGCCGCGCACCGGGTGCACCTTCGACGGCAGCGGCCGCGGGCGGTGCATCACGGGCGACTGCGGCGGCGCGCTGGCCTGCAGTGTGTCCGGCCAGCAGCCCACCACGCTGGCGGAGTACACCCTGGGCCAGGGCGGGAACAAGGACTTCTTCGACCTGTCCGTCATCGACGGGTTCAACGTGCCCATGAGCTTCGAGCCCGTCGGCGGGTCGTGCCGCGCTGCGCGCTGCGCCACGGACATCACCAAGGAGTGCCTCAAGGAGCTGCAGGTGCCTGGAGGGTGCGCTAGCGCGTGCGGCAAGTTCGGCGGCGACACGTACTGCTGCCGGGGCCAGTTCGAGCACAACTGCCCGCCGACAAACTACTCGAGGTTCTTCAAGGGCAAGTGCCCGGACGCCTACAGCTACGCCAAGGACGACCAGACCAGCACCTTCACCTGCCCACCTGGAACCAACTACCAGATCGTCCTCTGCCCTTAG